A segment of the Cricetulus griseus strain 17A/GY chromosome 6, alternate assembly CriGri-PICRH-1.0, whole genome shotgun sequence genome:
CATTCGGTCTTTGCTGCTATCATTCTTATTGAGCAACCCAGTGATGCGAACCAATAAGACTTTGTCAGATTTACACTACATGTGCAAGTGCAAATATTTGGTTTCACCTTAAAAGATCCATAGGATTCATTTTGTTCTGAGAATTCCACCAAGTACTTGGGGTCATCTTCAGTAAAGGCTTATTTCAATTCCTACTTGTATTCCCTGGTATGAGTATGGTTATGGCCTAAGGCACCCGTTGAGTAAATAATTTGACAGGCTAAAGACAAGAGCATAGCCCACCCTCCCCTTGGCTCCCAGCTATTCCTCCCAGGGAAAGACAGCTCACATCCACTCCACAGGTCCGCATTTCACAAAAGCACTGTATGAGCTATTGTACGAACCAAGGAGCTTTCCATGGTTATATAACAGTCCTACTGAAGACAATTGTTTTCAGTGATTTCCATTGAGCTCAGTTCTCCAAGGAGTCACAGTGCTTTCTGGTTGCATGCAGGGCACTTTTGGAAGCTGCAGTCAATTCTGGAGGCCACCAGGGCACCATCAGCATGTAGCAGCAATTACTGACTAAATAGCACTCTCTGGTTCCCTTCTTCTGAGGGGGCCTACTTAGAGGCAGGGTGGAGTTGCTCAGAGCTAGCTGATTCTAATGAAACTGAACAAAATACCTAATTTCTAGAGAGTGTAAGAAAAGTTTGAAATGTCTTGTGAATGTGTTGATTTGACAGCAAAATACTTACTCAAAATCAAGTTTCTGTTCCAAATCCAggccaaagagaaaaggaaagctaTGTAGTTGGAGATTGGCTGGTGTTGCATTTAAACATGCCATGATgactggattttatttttctgggctTGAACTTGAATTGGGGGCAGGAGAACATAATGATTCAGAACTGAAATGACTTAGTTTTGATTCTGCAGCAATCTGCAGGGAATTGTGGTCTGTTTGAATTCTCtgagtcttgattttttttctccctgcctTTGAGGATAGGGGTCCTAGAATCTGCTGCACAAGACTGACTAAAcattatttgtgattttaaataaaatgttactgGGCACAGAATACTCAGCAAGCACAGAATGTTCAGCAAAAAGTGATGAAAGACATATTTTTACTACTATATGAACAGGCAGTAACTGCTACATTCTTGGCCTATCTTTATAACATTCTCTATAATTCTATTGATTCACATGGGGTGTGGGCTTCAGATATAGAGGAAGAGCTACACAGGTTTCTAACAACACCTGGGGGTGACACTGCAATGAGAAATGAGGTCACTTTCGCCCTTGTTGGTTTTCCAGACAAGAAGTATATGTCTTTGTCCCATGCTAAGGCCTTTTTGTCTCCCAAAGACACAAAGCTTTATATGCCCAGAAAAAGGAGCAGGTTCCTTTGGGACAGTACAGACACAATAAGCAGAAGAGCAAGGTTCAGGCTGGGTGTTCTCCATAAACCAGcctgatgagtgaatgaatgcagGAACAGCTGAGGGACACTGGGTTGGGCTTCACTTTACTCCTCTAGGCTGCAGAGTTAGAGAAgcttaatgattttcaaatgcTCTTGTTTTATTAGTCTTTACATAAGAACActctggcacacacctttaatcccagcactcgggaagcagaggcaggtggatttctgtgagtttgaggctagcctggtatacaaagccagtttcagccaaggctacacagaaaaaccctgtctcaaaaacaaaaaacaaaaaacaaaacaaaacaacaacaaaaacaaaaacaaaaaaaaaacaaagaaccaaaccaAGGGGCAGGAGAAGAACATCCGTGGAATTTCCATGTCAAAAATGAGTAAGGGTAGATCAATGCATGTGAATGAAACTAGGGTTGGCAGCCCTAAACTCTGCAATCATCTTCTTCCCTAAGTCTTCCCATGCTCCAGGCCCTGAGTAATCCTCATACAAATTGAAAAGCTAGGCTGAGTGTCCACCAAGTTTCCTGTAGTTCTAAGAGTCTCCCATCCTAAGATCTTCCATGCAAAGCCACCAGCATAGCATAAGGGCTCACTCTAACCAAGCAAGGTGCTTTGGAGGACTTATAGATGAATCCGGGAAATGGCTCTAGGACCTAGTGGATACAAAGGGTCTCCTTGGTAGGGCTACATTATTCTACAAGGGTAGCTAGTATATGCACATTGCACCACCCATAGAACGAGCTTCCTGCAGGCGCAACACTTGCCTCCTGGAGCCATGCTCTGATTATCAGATGTGCACCCAGGCCCTCTCCCTGGATCTGCTGATAGCCAACTTTGTCTACACCATTCACAGCTGTCATAGCCAAGGCTGATAAAAATCACTGACGCATATTGCCTACCCAGCTGTGGGGGTTGGCACAGGGCCAGCAGCCCAGCCATTCATTGGCAATGTTTCAACTGCTTGTTAGCATCATCATTGTCTCCCTCAGGTCTTAAAGGTGTACTTATGGCTTGTGATAGGCCATACCCCAAAGAGTTTCCTGAGCCATTTAACTAGATGGgatgaagagagacagacattggAACCATTGACATATTAAATGTATCTCAAATGGTTGTTAGCATTATGGGGTTTTTGTTGGCCTCGATGTGGGAATATTCATATCTCTGTCTGCTTTTTACAGAAGCCATTCCATTATAACCCATTTCTCCATTGCCTAAGATATGCAGGGGCAAGTTCCCTGTAGCTTGTACCTTATCATTCTTGGTTTCCCAATTGATTCATTGGTTCATTTGTTTGATATACCTTTGTTGAGAAGTCATTAAAATCCTGGGCTTGGGATGCTCCTCAAAGGTAGAGGAATTGCACAGTATGTGTGaaagcctgggtttgatctccatcaccacaaaagtaataataattaataataataatgttaggcTCTAGAGATGGGGGCAGGGATGCCTCAAAAGGCTGTCCTGTTTTTAAGAAGTCTGTTGCCTTTAGGTTATTAGGATGAACTGTGAAGTCAATAGAAGCCATGTGTGAGACAAGAAGGCTGACAGGGTCCAGGGGGGTGAATCataggtgaggggcagggacaaaTTCACAGAGAGGGTGATTGAGCTGAGTCATTGCAGCCAGCTGGTATTTTTCCGGGTAGAGCATGAGAAGAAAGGCATTCTACAAGGAGGGCACATGGTGTACCAGGGCAGAGAGGTGGGGATGAGGTCGGTGCACTTGAGCACATGAGTCACACAGAATCCTAGGCTATGGAGGTGGGGCTAGGTGTGGGATTGAGGTCATCGTAAGAAGGGTGTGAGCCTTAACTCCAATTGTGGGTTTGATTCTATTGTTGGAGAAAGCCACGTATGGCAAAAGGATGGCCCTGCATGCAAGAACTAGGTTCAGAGTTCAGATTTGGGTTGTGAGAAGAGGGCAGCAGCATCAAGACATCTTGTGATCAAGGCAGGTGCACAATTGGACGTTGCATCACGTGTGCGCCCTGAGCCCAGAGGAGCAATTTGGAGTTGCTTTGTTGGCTAGAGTTCATTCTTTGCTCTGCACCCCGCCTTCTTACCTGCTCGCCTTTGGTGTGGCTGGGGGAGGCATAGGCCTCCGAGTAGTGCTGCCGCTCAAACGGGCAGTCAAGCGGCTCCAGGTGGTGCTGGCTGAAGGCGTCTGTCCGAAGGTGCTTTCGGGGACCACTGCTGCTGCTCTGTGAGTCGATGCTCAGCCGACAGCTGTCCTGGTCACCTAGTGCccccaggcaggcagggagaaaGCTTTCAGGGGACCCATCTTCCAAGCCATCTGACCAAGTGGCCAAAGCAGAGGAGCAGATAGGCTGAGGAGGTAGGGAAAGGGTCAGCAAGAGGAAGGACCCATGCTCATGTGAATAGGGGGTTTCAAAAGAACCCGACCCAGTCCTGGGCCAAAGGGAAACTTGAacaaagtggtctcctgtgcctcgTGCCACCCACGGGTCCCCTGAGAACTCACTGTCATCCATTTTTCTCTTGTTGTCACTGCCAGGCTGAGCAATTCCCAGGAGCCCGTTGATAGAGTAGGTAGAGCCCAAGGAATCCGACTGGGGTGACTCTGGGGGTGTTACAGCTGAGCTGGGGACTGTAAAGGAATAAGAAGGTCAGAAATGGGAGACCTTAGTCTCACAGCCCCTATTGCCACCATGAGTTCAAAGCAGTAGGCCATGCTGTGGACAGAAGCCCTGGAGAGCTAGAGTCCTTCACTCCAAGGGCGTGCTGGTGGGAGGGATTCCTAGAATGGCATTTGTCTGAAGTGTCCATTTCCCCATGTTCCTGGGAGTCTCCCATCAGTGTGGAAGTAGACCCTGTCTTGGGGTAATAATTCAGTCCATAGACACACATATGAGCACTCATATGttcttgtgtgtctgtatgcatctGTGTCTACATGGGTGTGGGTCTACATTCAAAGTCAAGGGAACAGCCAAATCCCTGAGCACTCACTTAGTGTGTGTCCTGGGCTCAGAGACTTGGTGGCCACACAGCTGTCCATGGGAAGGTTGAATGGTTGCTGCACTTTGGTTCTGATGATTCTGTGAGCAAGCAGAAGGACTGTTAGAGAGAGGATGATGTAGGAGCTATGGCTGTCACCTTTATGACAACCCACTTAGATGTCTTACATGTGTCTCCAACTCAATGAGTAGACCATTGAGCTATGACCTCACCTCATTCATCTGTTTCTCCATGTCCTATACCAAGTCTAGACACATGGGTCTCTCAAGGCAGAAATACAGATGCAGCTCAACAGGCTTCTGTAGATTTGACCTTGATAGCCTCCCCAGAATTGATACAGTTTTGTATCTCACTGTTAACATCtaaacatgtgccaccatctgCTCTGTTCCTCTAGAGTCCTGAAGTGACCCCCCACACCCATAGTCTATCTAATTGTCTCTCTCCTTTTCAGCTAGAGTGAACTTTTTCAAGTACAAATAGGCTTCCTGATTAAAACACAGTAGTGGCTGCCCACTGCACAAGCATTCATGGCAGCAATCTGTTACAGTGACCACAAGCTTCTTGGGGACAGTTTCTTCTGGCATCTTATGCGCAGTGTACTTCAGGTTCTTCTTGTCTCTTGACTGATTTTCTTACATCTCCTGTCCAAGCTCTCGGTAGCCACAGGCTTTTGTACATAGTTGCAGAGTTCATCTGGTAATCCTTCCCACCTAGTAAATTCCTGCTCACTGCTTTTCTTAATTAGGGAAAGGCATTCACAATTTCCCTAAAACAAGTTGCCATAGGCTAGCCCACATGTCATTGGGCTCCTAGCCTCAGCAGGACAAGTAGCTGCATTTTTGCAATGTCTTTGTGGGTACTCTGTGTCTGTGCTCCCCATTAGATTGTAAACTCCAGAAGGAAAGGGATTTTCTGTGTTCTGGGAACTAacacagaataaatgaatgaacgttgtgggaatgaatgagtgagtaaaTGAAGGGTGGAGACAGTGAACAAATGATTGGAAACGTGGACAAGTGACCAAGTACTCCAGTGGGGGCCAGAAAGTGATCTACTCAGGAAGTTTTTTTCACAGATTGAAAGAgtataaaatgtttaagaaagaaaacaagatacaGGACAACGTAGTGTGTGGACAGAGGGAGGCTCTGTagcaggaacaagagaaggctaAGGAGGCGGGGTGGACATGACCTGGCCTGGGAGCCCCTGCCTGATTCTTCCAAGTAAAGCCTCTTCCCAAACCCCTACTCTACCCAGGCCAGGCTCTTCATGTTTCTTACAGGAATCTTCCAGAACTCTGGGGTCTAGGAGGGCTCCGGAAGCTGCTGTCTCTCACCTGTTGATGGAGCTGACACTGGGTACAGTGTCGTTGTCACAAACGCCTTCTGCCAGGAGCCGGTCCCGGATCTCCCAAGCAAACATGGTAGGGTTCTGCCGCTTGTAGTCCCCTATCTTCTCCACCACCTTGGGGGTGGCCACCTTGGGCTTGGAGCCCCCTATCACTCCAGGCCGGATGCTGCCAGTCTCGTAGTACCTACTCCAATAGAGAACCCCCCCCAAATTACCCGATAAGCAGGTGGGGCCTTTGAACAGGGATCTGGCCAGAGCCTCTGACCCCTCTGAGTCTCCTGAGGTGAAGTACAGGAGTGAGACATGCCCAACCTAACTCTGGATTTCTCTCCAGCAATCCACTCCTCTTGTTTGGGTAGATTCATGCTGCTCCCAAAGCAAGACTCCCTCTGCAAAGACTTCCTCCTgggttctctctcttctcccttgtAAGAAAGTACACTAGGGACTCAGTGTACACAGTGGTTCTTTTCTCTCATCCACATTCTCTTGGCATGATTGACTCTACTCCTTTGCTCTCCTGGCTTCACTCAGGGAAGCCAGCTGGAGTCACTGACCCCTCTGCTGCCTTGCTGGGTCACTTTTACCTTGTCCAAGTCTGAGCCATCCCTCTCACCCTTTGCCCTCTGGTTTTCTACCAGGTTCCATGGTTCAAATTGAAGCTGCTTCTCCCAAGCTCTGAAGTCTAGCCTCACTTTGAATCCCTGGCCTGATTCAGTCCCTGAAGATGAGCCTCCTCCCCCTCCAGACCTATCCACCCCACAATTAGCTGGCTGACAGATTCATAGCTTGATCAAGATGCCCCCTGGCCTCCTTCGGTCTTCTGTGGTCTCTTCTGCCAAAGAATAAAATGGTCTTTAAAAACGCCATTGTCATGGCCACTCAGAGCTTGTCTCCTCTCTGGGATTCCACAATCATCTGACTAATGCTGTCTCCCTGGCCCTAAGAAAAGGCCTCTTTCCTCTAATAGCTTCAGGCAGAGAGCCAGGGCTCTCCCTGGCCCATCAGCCCAGCCCGTTTACTTCCATGAGGCAGAGTTTCCCTTGAATCTATATAGGGTCTATGTGCAGCCGGCTGGCGAGTAAGGTGGACAGGACATGCAACTTTGGAATTCCCAACTTCTCTACTTAAAGGACATTTCTGACAGAAGTGTCAAAAGCTTTGGTGTTCCTTGTCCTTCTGAACCCGTGCCCTGTGGTTCTCAGCCCTGACTGAAAGAATTAGAACCTGTGAGTGGGGTGGGGGCTACTGATGTACATCCATTTGAGTCCATTCCCTCCTTATTTATTGGGGGAATTTAGAGTTTCCTggcacagccagggctgtgagccaccaccctGGGCCTTACAGACCAGTGCTCTCAGTCCTCCCTATTAATGAGTTTCATGCTTCCCGGCCATCTTACAAAAGCCACGGGGTTAGCTGAGAGGCTGACTCAGTAGGGCTGGGCTGTGAATTTCATGAAACACTCTCATTGCTTCTCTAACAGATACTCTGAAAGTTGTGGATTGAAAAACACAAGATTACACACTACGCGGGCCTGCAGCTGTGAGGTTGACCACAGAAAGTGAGGCTTACAAGGAAGGTGGTGTGTGGTGAATTTCGTGCTTACCTGCCAAGGATCTTGCTGACACAGCCATGGCTGACACGTAGCTGGCGAGAGATATCACAGGGCCTTACGCCCTGGTGGGCCAGGTCCACAATACGTTGACGGACAACTTCCGGCAGGGGCCTGCCGTTCACAAAAGCCCCTCCTAGCTGATTCAGCCCTCCATGGCCTAAAAAGACAGGATTGTCAGGGACAATTGTCAGAACCAGGTGGTAAGTGTTGGGTGAGACTTAGTCCTGAGTAGGAGTACTGTGTGTGACCGTGTCTAGGCACTCCATGGTAGTTCCTTCAGCTCTCTCTCTACGTGTGCCCCAGCTTTCTCAGAAACATACCTCCTGGGAAGGCTGGCACAATGGTATAAGCGCCTCCCCACATCTGTCACGTGAGGGTTCAAAAGGAGCACATCCCTATCAGGTGACCCTTTACATCTATTCCATCTCTTTCAGGAGCCCAGCCCTTTGTGCCAAGTATGGTCAATGACTGCCTTCCCCCATTTTCCCCCATTCGCAGACATGAAAGGAGTAGAGGATTCAGGCATTTCTTAAGTTGATACACTCAGCTCACTGAGTGACATGGAGGGAAATATCTCCCTTCCCCCTgaagttccttttcttttcaataaaacGAAGGCAAAAGATGAAATATGGTCTTTCCCTTTGTCTTGCTCCTCTTAAACTATAGaaccttcttttcttccccccttttctttatctttctttctttctttccttttttgatttttcgagacaggatttctctgtgtatccctggctgtactggaactcactccgtgtaccaggctggtctcgaactgacagagatccacctgcatctgcctccggagtgctgggattgaaggtgtgcgccagcTTGCCCAGCTACTGAACCATATTTTACACAAACACGAAAGAGGCAAAGGAGAGGGTCTCTGGTTGAGGTAGGTCAGAAGGGACTAGTCTGTAGCTGTCTCACCTAAGCAACCCCAAGTTTTCTTCTCTCTGACAAATCAGAGAACTGAAACCAGAAAGCTGAGGACACTGTGTCAGGCCATCATGGGGGGCACTAGAGTACATGGCAAGCCAAGCCTTAGCTACTTCCCTGGACTTCTACCTTCTGGACTGATTCTATACTTCATTCTAGCCATACATATCTAGTCGGACCCGTATCTAGTACCACTGTGCCAGGCCTAGTGTATGACAGGTGCTTTAGCAGGTTTTGAAGCCCCAAGGTGAATCAAGCCATCTGCATACTTTGACCACCTCACAGGGTTTATTACAGTAGGAGCCTAGACCAGCTAATTAACATCCCTCATGATCTTCTCTGGATTCTCATGCTTAGAGAGGTAATTATTGAATCCGTAGACCCAACCCTGGTCAAAGAAGCATAGAAGGGTTCTTAGGAAAGTTCAAGCTGAGAAGAAAGGAGACCCAGTTTGAAAAGGTTTTGAGGTTAAGGGGTAGGTGTCTGTTAGATTTGCAATACTTCCAACTCTACAAACCACGGTGGGTTAATTTCATAACTGAGATGTCCAAATTCCAAAAAGAAGGCCATAAAGAGCATTTCAGTGGCTTAACTCAAATGACTCAGCTTATGTGAAGAGCAACCAGGATCCAAAGCTTAGAAATCCAATCATTGCTGCCTCTGTCTGGGCCTTGATTGATGGCTGGAGCTGACGATGACTCTGCAATCTTATGATGACAGTGTCATTGCTTAGGCTTGACTAGCATCCTTCCACACCAAGGACTGGATCTGGGATCTAGCTTAGGGTGGGGAGGTATAAGAACTCTAGAAGTTTATGTAGAGCAGAAAGGATTGAGCCCAAATGCCTGGGACCCCATGAAGCTTACTGCATGGCATCCAGTATTGTACAGGGGGTCATAAAGAGTCATCCAGTGAGAAGGGAAAGTTGATACCAGGCCAGTGTGACCAGTTAACAATATGTATGGGCAAGGGTGGGAAGGTGTACCTTTGCTGGGCACACTGTGCCCATAATCACCCACTGACTTAGCACATTCAGAACCACCTCCCAGTTTCTCCTCAGGGGCCCAAGATGTCTTCAACAGGACAGACAATttcccttaaaacaaacaaacaaacaaggtcaAAAGCCTCCGTCCTGGGCATTAAATCAGGAGGCAAAAACGCACTGGCTATGCACCAAGCATAAGGGACATGGCGGTCTATCTTCCAGGCACAGCTTCTGCCTGCCTGTTCTAGGTCACCTGTCCTAATGAATACTTTTCCATGAGTTGAATGGTGTCTTGGGAACTTTCAGTCCAGCCCAGGTGATGGACAATGTGGCTCTTACCTGCTCTTGAACTTGTTCCTCTGACCCCTCACTGGCCATGCTGCCCTTTGTGGAGAAATTTCCCCTTACCCCCTCATTGTCCGCCTTTTGACTCATTGGGGTCTAGACACTGAACACCAGGGCCCATCAGAAAGCTATCCAAATGTACAAGACTTTAGACAGGCCTACTTTGCCTCTGTTTTCCAGAATTTTTACTGCACGAGGCATAGATCTTTGTGCTAGAGTCTATCTGGAAGCcagatttcatatatatatgaatgaaatggGGTATCATATAGGGGTGTCAGAAATTGAGCATTTTgcctgaaaataaaacagaaagggcAATCTACTCATGTGAGTCTCCAATAGACATAGTACAAACTATGGTCCTAAATTATCCTAAGGACTGACACAGACTCCTTAGAAACCCAGATGCTTAGGACCGTACTGAAGCTTATTGCACAGCAGCCAGTCACATCTCTGGTCCCTGAACTGTGAGTTTGCTAGGGCAGTATTTTATTGCGGAAGAGCTTGAGTCGGATTGCTGCCTTGATTCTATGTGTTTTAGTCAAATTGTTTGAGTAGGTTTGGTTGTTTGTAAGCATAGGCATGAAACATGGCTTGGAAGCATTTCACATTGTATCTACTGGTGACAGTAGCAACTGCAATGGGAAGATGGGATGGCAGCGGAAAAGCATTTCTTTAGCTGAAAGTCTTGATATAAATACAAAGGTTTTCATTATAACATTAACATAATTGGGTGTTACCACTCTGGCTTGGCCCTAACACTTGGATAGTAGTTCTCAAACTGAAATATACACTAGAGTCACATGTAGggtatattaaataaaaatctattgagtacagtatttcatttttaaatcagttGGTCTAGGGTAGAACCAAGAATTTATGTGTCAGAGGTCCACAACTGTTCATTGTGAAGAGAATATGTTACTGCGGAGGGTTCAGCCCTATATGGGATATATAGATCACatcctcccctcaaggctcaaaGATCTATGCAaaacagggggtggggtggaaggatTTTAAGAGCCAGGGGTGGTGGAAGACTTCAAGTTAATGGTGTTATCTGGACACAACAGAGCAGGTACACGTACGAATTCCAGggattgtgacagcatgcactaGACCTGCACAAGTTCAGGCCAGACAAAAGCccagcatggagaaggggaagaacaGGAACTCCTAACCCTGGCTGAGGACCTATTGGTATTTGATTGCTGATAGGAAACAGAGTCAGTTCTTCAATGGTGTGACATCCCAGGAATAGCTGATCAAATTAAACTGAACTCAATGGATTGGtgcacacaaatcacacacacacacacacacacacacacacacacacacacacacacacacacacgatgggggTTGGGTGGATAAGGAGTTGAGAGgtgatctgggaagagttgggggaattGAATGAATACAATCAAGATAAattgtaggaaattctcaaagcATTAATGGAAGCTTTTAAAAAACTGTGTTTCTAAGATGCTTCCAGATTGTGTAAATGCTTAGCACACTGTAGGACCACTGGTTTAGGCTGGGCATTGGACAATGGctgacaaaacaagcaaacaagatcatattctctcttcctccaatctTTCTCCAAGAATTGTAATCATTATGTGTATTTAATGACTTTCATTTCAATTCAACACAGATTAACAAAATGCTAATGGTGATTCAAGTACAGGGCCCTGTGTGTGTAATTGAACAAGACATCAATGTTTAAACCATTTCAGGGGACACAACCAGATTAATTAGGAATCTCCGTGTTAAGGCAGAAGTCCCTCGGAGGAGCACACAGGCAGTCAGAGAGGAGTCAAAGGAATGACTAGAAAAAAAcgagacaaaacaaataaaatgaccatagaaagaaagaaaaggctcaTTGCATAAAGTCCTGGTGCTTTCACCAAGTTGAATGCCATTTGCCGCCTCTATAGATCATGCATGAAAGAAAGATTGGGAAGGGCTGCATATGAAGGTGGCCTCTATGTGTTGAGGTTTTGAACTGAGTTCTGTAATGGAAGGGCCTTTGTATTTTCTGTGTCCGGTGTGGGGGAGTGGACCTCTCTAGGTGATTCACCACCAAATGCCCAGAGGTGGGTGCAGGCTTCCTTCCTGCCCTCACTGAGGGGCTGATGCCCATTGTACTAACCTCCTTCCCATGCTGCTTTGTACTTTATGGGCAGGTGGGCCTTAAGGCCGGAAACCAGTGGTTAAGTAGGAGCTCACTGGTTGGTCCAGAGGTAAGGCTGGGTGGGGAAAGTGTAAACCAGGAGGAGGTTTGAAGCTTCATAAGCAAAGGCCTTTTGTATGTCCAGAGGACTGTGGGTGGGGAGAGGTGGATGTGTAGGAGGAAGCCTGGCTGAATGTAAGAAAGTTCTTGAGTATGTAAGAAAGTTCAGATAGGAAAATGCAAGCTTCCTTGATCAGAGGAGTTAGCTTGGCTTACAGGGATTGGCAGGGCTGTAAAACTTTAGGTAAAGCTTACTATCTAGAAGCATCCTTTGAGGGAAAGTGACCATTTCAGGAGGTCCAAGGACACCTTTCAGTGATTTCTTCTCTACTTAGTAAGGACAGAAGAATGAATGAGAGATCTCACTAAAAACTCGAATTGCATGAAACGGTATCAAACACTTAAGAGGAGAGCACACCTCTCCTGCACCCACCCCCCACAGTCTGCACCATTACCCATCACATCACTGACTTCTAACCAACTTTATCTATTTCATCTCCTTATGAATCCTCAAGGGTAGAAGTCAAGTCTTTGTTTACATAGCACCTGACTCAAGTCCCTTTTGTGGGACCCTCAAATTGCATTccactgtactttttttttcttttatttcatcttcttGATTCCTTAAAACTCAGCCCCTAAATAACAATAGCTCAATGAGCTATGAAAAACTGATTTTACtgtctgggatttttttttttttttttgctttaactcCAAAAAGAGTCAAGGTGGGCAGATGTTTGACATTTGGCAAGGCTGTATTAAGAGATGTAGAGGCTTTCTTGGGGTACCCTTCAAACCATGCTACTTCCCTTCCATGAAGAATAAGCCTTGCTGATTCGAGTGAGTCTCTGATGTTCTCAGTCTAGTGTTGCCCTTCCCCAGGACACTGGCTTTCAGGTCTACAATGGCAACAACACCCCCAGCTTCTCCCTCTTAG
Coding sequences within it:
- the Pax8 gene encoding paired box protein Pax-8 isoform X2; this translates as MASEGSEEQVQEQMWGGAYTIVPAFPGVSPNTYHLVLTIVPDNPVFLGHGGLNQLGGAFVNGRPLPEVVRQRIVDLAHQGVRPCDISRQLRVSHGCVSKILGRYYETGSIRPGVIGGSKPKVATPKVVEKIGDYKRQNPTMFAWEIRDRLLAEGVCDNDTVPSVSSINRIIRTKVQQPFNLPMDSCVATKSLSPGHTLIPSSAVTPPESPQSDSLGSTYSINGLLGIAQPGSDNKRKMDDSDQDSCRLSIDSQSSSSGPRKHLRTDAFSQHHLEPLDCPFERQHYSEAYASPSHTKGEQGLYPLPLLNSALDDGKATLTPSNTPLGRNLSTHQTYPVVADPHSPFAIKQETPELSSSSSTPSSLSSSAFLDLQQVGSGGPAGASVPPFNAFPHAASVYGQFTGQALLSGREMVGPTLPGYPPHIPTSGQGSYASSAIAGMVAGSEYSGNAYSHTPYSSYSEAWRFPNSSLLSSPYYYSSTTRPSAPPTSATAFDHL